A region from the Ancylothrix sp. D3o genome encodes:
- a CDS encoding DUF2281 domain-containing protein produces MMNSSSEYNEFLLVEKIRRLPPEKIIEVEDFVDFLLERKEEIWLNRAAAKLSENSFAEIWDNPEDAEYDRL; encoded by the coding sequence ATGATGAATTCATCTTCTGAATACAACGAGTTTCTGCTGGTGGAAAAAATCCGCCGTTTACCGCCCGAAAAAATTATAGAAGTTGAAGATTTTGTCGATTTTTTGTTAGAGAGAAAAGAAGAAATCTGGCTAAATCGCGCAGCGGCAAAATTGTCTGAAAATTCTTTTGCTGAAATCTGGGATAACCCGGAGGATGCTGAGTATGACCGGCTATAA
- a CDS encoding type II toxin-antitoxin system PemK/MazF family toxin, translated as MTGYNFGDVVLVPFPFTDQTTTKQRPAVVISSDIYNNQGFNDIIIIAITSQFSGMPKVGEGILKNWQAAGLIKPSMIKPVVVTLEKSLVIRKLGQLVEEDLQILRDVLAAIIGF; from the coding sequence ATGACCGGCTATAATTTTGGAGATGTTGTTTTGGTTCCTTTCCCTTTTACTGATCAAACAACGACGAAACAACGTCCGGCAGTTGTTATTAGTTCTGATATTTACAATAATCAAGGGTTCAATGATATAATTATTATTGCCATCACCAGTCAATTTAGCGGAATGCCGAAAGTAGGAGAGGGAATACTGAAAAATTGGCAAGCTGCGGGTTTAATAAAGCCTTCTATGATTAAGCCGGTGGTGGTAACTTTAGAAAAAAGTCTTGTTATTAGAAAGCTTGGACAACTTGTGGAGGAAGATTTACAAATTCTGCGGGATGTTTTAGCTGCAATTATTGGGTTTTGA
- a CDS encoding type II toxin-antitoxin system PemK/MazF family toxin has product MNLNKPKYGEIWLVRFPFSDLTSTKVRPALVIAVHREELIILGIFSKIPTVELRETWVLIPEDHPNFLATGLKKTSLIRGDKIATVNQSVFMKQLGNLSPQLIGEIKEALKKSLDIP; this is encoded by the coding sequence ATGAACTTGAATAAACCTAAATATGGTGAAATTTGGCTGGTGAGATTTCCCTTTAGTGATCTAACATCCACAAAAGTTAGACCGGCACTTGTTATTGCAGTTCATCGAGAAGAATTGATAATTTTAGGAATTTTCTCAAAAATACCGACAGTGGAGTTACGAGAAACATGGGTATTAATTCCCGAAGATCATCCAAACTTTCTAGCAACCGGCCTCAAAAAAACATCTTTAATCAGAGGAGATAAAATTGCCACTGTTAATCAATCAGTTTTTATGAAGCAATTAGGAAATCTCTCACCACAACTTATAGGCGAAATAAAAGAAGCGCTTAAAAAGTCCTTAGATATTCCTTAA
- a CDS encoding serine/threonine-protein kinase yields MYWKPNQKLENGKYIIENVIGSGGFGITYKARETASGKLIAIKTLNAKQHQEPDFEKRQVDFMNEAMRLAKFSHPHIPKVDQVFKEGDILGVVMEYINGENLHDYIENKGILSPEEALKIIRQVGEALTFVHERGFLHRDVKPQNILLRPTSLDAVLIDFGLAREFVQGMEMSHTASLTHGFAPIEQYERRAERGTFTDVYALAATYYVMRTGKVPFPANFRKDANIPLTAPKQYNPEISERENQAILKGMELLPKARPQTVGEWLELLKEEADDLSSDRGVDYSQLRDYLKAGMWKEADQETACVMLKAAGREKEGRLRVKEIGNFPCVDLRTINKLWVKYSNGRFGFSVQKRIYESLGGMREFDEKIWDAFGDRVGWRVNGEWLSYSNLQFNKQAKTGHLPKVCVGVRGGFGGWFFGVSGWAGWGGFSSLASRLAECNI; encoded by the coding sequence ATGTACTGGAAACCTAACCAAAAACTGGAAAACGGAAAATATATAATTGAAAACGTCATCGGGAGTGGAGGCTTTGGCATCACCTACAAAGCCAGAGAAACCGCCTCTGGTAAATTGATTGCTATCAAAACTCTCAATGCTAAACAACACCAAGAACCCGATTTTGAGAAACGCCAAGTTGATTTTATGAACGAAGCGATGCGTTTAGCCAAATTTTCCCATCCCCACATTCCCAAGGTTGATCAGGTGTTTAAAGAAGGGGATATCTTGGGAGTTGTGATGGAATACATCAATGGGGAAAATTTACATGACTATATTGAAAACAAGGGCATTTTATCCCCAGAGGAAGCCTTAAAAATTATCCGCCAAGTGGGGGAGGCGCTGACTTTTGTTCACGAACGGGGTTTTTTACACAGGGATGTTAAACCTCAAAATATTTTACTGCGTCCCACGAGTTTAGATGCGGTGTTAATTGATTTTGGTTTAGCAAGGGAGTTTGTTCAAGGAATGGAGATGAGCCATACTGCTTCTCTGACACATGGTTTTGCACCAATTGAGCAGTATGAGAGAAGGGCAGAAAGGGGAACTTTTACGGATGTGTATGCGTTGGCGGCGACGTATTATGTGATGCGAACGGGAAAAGTGCCGTTTCCTGCCAATTTTCGGAAAGATGCGAATATTCCTTTAACTGCACCTAAACAATATAATCCCGAAATTAGTGAAAGGGAAAATCAGGCGATTTTAAAGGGGATGGAGTTGTTGCCTAAAGCTCGTCCGCAAACAGTGGGAGAATGGTTGGAGTTGCTGAAGGAAGAGGCAGATGATTTAAGCAGTGATCGAGGTGTTGATTATTCGCAGTTGCGGGATTATTTGAAGGCGGGAATGTGGAAAGAGGCAGATCAAGAAACGGCTTGTGTGATGTTAAAGGCGGCGGGGAGGGAAAAGGAAGGGCGGTTAAGAGTTAAAGAAATCGGTAATTTTCCCTGTGTAGACCTGAGAACGATAAACAAGCTGTGGGTAAAATATAGCAATGGCCGGTTTGGTTTTTCCGTGCAGAAACGTATTTATGAAAGTCTGGGCGGTATGAGAGAGTTTGATGAGAAAATATGGGATGCTTTTGGGGATCGTGTGGGGTGGCGTGTAAATGGAGAATGGTTAAGCTACTCAAACCTACAATTTAATAAGCAAGCAAAAACTGGCCACCTCCCTAAGGTGTGTGTGGGTGTAAGGGGTGGGTTTGGTGGTTGGTTTTTTGGGGTGTCGGGGTGGGCGGGTTGGGGTGGATTCTCTTCTCTCGCGTCGAGACTTGCAGAGTGTAATATCTAA
- a CDS encoding Uma2 family endonuclease — MSLAILNVAEQRTVLHNISWQTFEVLLKETGEGRGSRFAYDDGILEIMAPLFEHESPKINLHNFIVGLAIELEIEIKSAGSMTLKREDLRKGIEPDNCYYVQNEPLVRVRQQLDLANDPPPDLAIEIDITSSSVNKLGIYSALGVRELWRYDGRVLMFYELVDGSYVEREFSVAFGLVSCGELGRFVEQSKAGGEIAVLKAFREWVRGKI; from the coding sequence ATGAGTTTAGCAATTTTAAATGTTGCGGAACAGCGAACGGTTCTACATAATATTAGCTGGCAAACTTTTGAGGTTTTGCTAAAGGAAACTGGCGAGGGTCGTGGTTCGCGTTTTGCTTATGATGATGGAATTTTAGAGATTATGGCACCGCTTTTTGAACATGAAAGTCCGAAGATAAATCTGCATAACTTTATTGTTGGTTTAGCGATAGAGTTGGAGATTGAAATTAAGAGTGCGGGGTCGATGACTTTGAAGCGAGAGGATTTAAGAAAGGGTATTGAGCCGGATAATTGTTATTATGTGCAAAATGAGCCGCTTGTGAGGGTGCGGCAGCAGTTAGATTTGGCAAATGATCCTCCTCCAGATTTGGCGATTGAGATTGATATAACGAGTAGTTCTGTTAATAAGTTGGGAATTTATTCTGCGTTGGGTGTGCGGGAGTTGTGGCGATATGATGGGCGGGTTTTGATGTTTTATGAGTTGGTGGATGGGAGTTATGTTGAGCGGGAGTTTAGTGTGGCGTTTGGGTTGGTTTCTTGTGGGGAGTTGGGCCGGTTTGTTGAGCAGAGTAAGGCCGGTGGGGAAATAGCGGTTTTGAAGGCTTTTCGAGAGTGGGTGCGAGGGAAGATCTAG
- a CDS encoding SufS family cysteine desulfurase, which translates to MITQEKSLAAQFKKDFPILLQEVNGHRLVYFDNAATSQKPLQVLETLRSYYDEYNSNVHRGVHTLSARATAAYEEAREKVARFVKAATFQEIIYTRNASEAINLVAYAWGMNSLQRGDEIILSVMEHHSNLVPWQLVAQKTGAVLKFVELTETQEFDFEQYKSLLSDKTKLVSVVHVSNTLGCVNPVKEIVAEARKFGAKVLIDACQSVPHLAIDVKDIDCDWLVASGHKMCAPTGIGFLYGKLEVLKAMPPFLGGGEMIADVFLDHSTYAEPPSKFEAGTPAIAEAIALGAAVDYLSSIGMENIAAYEHELTAYLFDKLGEVPGITIYGPKPQGDGSNRAALAAFTAGDVHPNDLSTMLDLAGVAIRSGHHCTQPLHRLLKLPSTARASLYFYNSRDEIDVFIGALRETLEFFGGLS; encoded by the coding sequence ATGATTACTCAAGAAAAAAGTTTAGCGGCTCAGTTTAAAAAAGATTTTCCGATTTTGTTGCAAGAGGTGAATGGGCACCGGTTGGTTTATTTTGATAATGCGGCGACTTCTCAGAAGCCTTTGCAGGTTTTGGAGACTTTGCGGAGTTATTATGATGAGTATAATTCCAATGTTCACAGGGGTGTACATACGCTGAGTGCAAGGGCGACTGCGGCTTATGAAGAGGCGCGGGAAAAGGTTGCTAGGTTTGTGAAAGCGGCTACTTTTCAAGAGATTATTTATACCCGAAATGCGAGCGAAGCGATTAATTTGGTTGCTTATGCTTGGGGGATGAATAGTTTACAGCGGGGGGATGAGATTATTCTGTCGGTGATGGAGCATCACAGTAATTTGGTTCCTTGGCAGTTGGTTGCTCAAAAAACGGGTGCTGTGTTGAAGTTTGTTGAGTTAACAGAAACGCAGGAATTTGATTTTGAGCAGTATAAATCGCTGCTTTCTGATAAGACAAAGTTGGTTTCTGTGGTTCATGTTTCTAACACTTTGGGTTGTGTTAATCCGGTGAAGGAAATTGTAGCTGAGGCTCGGAAGTTTGGCGCTAAGGTGTTAATTGATGCGTGCCAAAGCGTGCCTCATTTGGCGATAGATGTTAAGGATATTGATTGTGATTGGTTGGTGGCTTCTGGGCATAAGATGTGTGCGCCTACGGGGATTGGTTTTTTGTATGGAAAGTTGGAAGTTTTAAAGGCTATGCCTCCGTTTTTGGGGGGTGGTGAAATGATTGCGGATGTGTTTTTGGATCATTCAACTTATGCGGAACCGCCGTCTAAGTTTGAGGCTGGGACTCCTGCCATTGCTGAGGCGATTGCTTTGGGTGCGGCGGTGGATTATTTAAGTAGTATTGGGATGGAAAATATTGCTGCTTATGAGCATGAGTTAACGGCTTATTTGTTTGACAAATTGGGTGAGGTGCCGGGGATTACAATTTATGGCCCTAAACCGCAAGGGGATGGAAGTAATCGGGCGGCTTTGGCTGCTTTTACGGCGGGTGATGTGCATCCAAATGATTTGTCTACGATGTTAGATTTGGCGGGGGTTGCTATTCGTTCAGGTCATCATTGTACGCAGCCTTTACATCGTTTGTTAAAGCTTCCTTCGACGGCGCGGGCGAGTTTGTATTTTTATAATTCTCGTGATGAAATTGATGTTTTTATTGGGGCTTTGCGGGAGACTTTGGAGTTTTTTGGTGGGTTGAGTTAG
- the sufD gene encoding Fe-S cluster assembly protein SufD, which yields MSQVVESRIVKQNRAGYLADLLKTVAAETSGNDWLMPVRERAAVLLSEQAIPSTRDEEWRFTDLSSLLQVKFEKAVPVELPEVAISALILPEAQESRLVFVNGIFAPHLSSVAALPDGVFVGNLPAENSAEQVKNYLGKLPGSEEVFTALNTAGLEEAAVVFVPKNKAVETPIHLLFLTVADAPAISQPRCLVVAEANSKVTIVEHYATASLGCPDVSTSHPYWTNAVTEIFTAENSEVVHVRIQRESGDAFHVGKTAVSQARFSRYVCHAVSLGAKVSRHNLEVFQTGEGTDTKLNGLTMIAGEQLADTHSLIALNHPHGTTDQLHKCIVGDRAHAVFNGKVFVPKPAQLTNAAQLSRNLLLSPKARVDTKPQLEITADNVKCSHGATVSQLDAEEVFYLQSRGLDREMSCRLLMDAFADEIIQLLPVVSLQTMLGRCVSCRNND from the coding sequence ATGAGTCAAGTTGTAGAATCGAGGATTGTTAAACAAAATCGAGCCGGTTATTTGGCAGATTTGTTAAAGACTGTGGCGGCGGAAACTTCGGGAAATGATTGGTTGATGCCGGTGCGCGAAAGAGCCGCAGTTTTGTTGAGTGAACAGGCGATTCCTTCGACTCGTGATGAGGAATGGCGGTTTACAGATTTGTCTTCTTTGTTGCAGGTGAAGTTTGAAAAAGCGGTGCCGGTGGAGTTGCCAGAGGTGGCGATTTCGGCGCTGATTTTGCCAGAAGCACAAGAGAGCCGGTTGGTTTTTGTGAATGGTATTTTTGCGCCTCATTTATCGTCGGTTGCAGCTTTGCCTGATGGGGTTTTTGTTGGTAATTTGCCGGCGGAAAATAGCGCTGAGCAAGTAAAAAATTATCTGGGAAAACTTCCGGGTTCGGAGGAGGTTTTCACGGCGCTGAATACTGCCGGTTTGGAAGAGGCGGCGGTGGTTTTTGTGCCGAAAAATAAGGCGGTAGAAACGCCCATTCATTTACTGTTTTTGACGGTGGCGGATGCACCGGCAATTTCGCAGCCGCGTTGTTTAGTGGTGGCGGAAGCAAATAGTAAGGTGACAATTGTTGAGCATTATGCGACAGCTTCTTTAGGTTGTCCTGATGTTTCTACATCTCATCCTTATTGGACAAATGCGGTAACAGAAATTTTTACGGCGGAGAATTCTGAGGTTGTTCATGTTCGCATTCAGCGCGAAAGTGGCGATGCGTTTCATGTGGGCAAAACTGCGGTTTCTCAGGCACGTTTTAGTCGCTATGTTTGTCATGCGGTAAGTTTGGGTGCGAAGGTTTCTCGGCATAATTTGGAGGTGTTTCAAACCGGCGAGGGAACGGATACTAAGCTTAATGGTTTGACGATGATTGCTGGGGAACAGTTGGCGGATACCCATAGTTTAATTGCCCTAAATCACCCGCATGGAACGACGGATCAATTGCATAAGTGTATTGTGGGAGATCGGGCTCATGCGGTGTTTAATGGAAAGGTGTTTGTGCCGAAGCCGGCGCAGTTAACAAATGCTGCACAATTAAGTCGAAATTTGTTGCTTTCTCCAAAGGCGCGGGTGGATACTAAGCCACAGTTAGAAATTACGGCTGATAATGTTAAGTGCTCTCATGGTGCTACCGTTAGTCAGTTGGATGCTGAAGAGGTTTTTTATCTGCAAAGTCGCGGTTTAGATCGGGAGATGAGTTGCCGGTTGTTGATGGATGCTTTTGCGGATGAGATAATTCAATTGCTGCCGGTTGTTTCGCTACAAACAATGTTAGGCCGGTGTGTTTCTTGCCGGAATAATGATTAG
- the sufC gene encoding Fe-S cluster assembly ATPase SufC, with the protein MIVENSEVILSVSDLRAEVDGTEILKGLSLEMKAGEIHAIMGPNGSGKSTFSKVLSGHPDYTVTGGEIIFQGQNLLELTPEERARAGVFLAFQYPLEIPGVSNLDFLRVAYNSHRKHKGLEELDAFDFDELIEQKLDVVKMNPAFLERSVNEGFSGGEKKRNEILQMALLEPKLAILDETDSGLDIDALRIVANGVNQLANAENTMLVITHYQRLLDYIVPDFVHVMEQGRIITTGTKDLALELEARGYDWVLEQEVVAR; encoded by the coding sequence ATGATTGTAGAAAACTCAGAAGTTATTTTATCGGTTAGTGATTTACGCGCCGAAGTAGACGGCACAGAGATTTTAAAAGGCTTATCTTTAGAGATGAAAGCCGGTGAAATTCACGCCATTATGGGGCCAAATGGCTCAGGAAAAAGCACTTTTTCCAAGGTGTTGTCGGGGCACCCAGACTACACCGTAACCGGCGGAGAAATCATTTTTCAGGGGCAGAATTTGCTGGAATTGACACCCGAAGAAAGAGCGAGAGCAGGGGTGTTTTTGGCGTTTCAATATCCCTTAGAAATTCCGGGTGTGAGTAATTTAGACTTTCTGAGAGTTGCTTATAATTCTCACCGCAAACACAAAGGTTTAGAAGAATTAGATGCCTTTGATTTTGATGAGTTGATTGAGCAAAAGTTGGATGTCGTGAAAATGAATCCGGCTTTTTTAGAACGCAGTGTTAATGAAGGGTTTTCTGGAGGCGAAAAAAAGCGCAATGAGATTTTGCAAATGGCGCTTCTGGAACCGAAATTAGCGATTTTAGATGAGACGGATTCGGGTTTGGATATTGATGCACTGCGGATTGTTGCTAATGGTGTGAATCAATTAGCAAATGCTGAGAATACGATGCTGGTGATTACGCATTATCAGCGGTTACTTGATTATATTGTGCCAGATTTTGTTCATGTGATGGAACAGGGACGAATTATTACAACCGGCACTAAAGATTTGGCGCTGGAATTGGAAGCGCGGGGTTATGATTGGGTACTTGAGCAAGAGGTAGTGGCGCGATGA
- the sufB gene encoding Fe-S cluster assembly protein SufB: MSASVKTLVNQPYKYGFITEIESDTIPRGLSEDVVRLISAKKEEPEFMLEFRLKAYRQWLKMEEPNWAHVNYPKINYQDIIYYSAPKQAPKKLNSLEEVDPVLLETFEKLGISLSEQKRLANVAVDAVFDSVSVATTFREKLAKDGVIFCSISEAVKDYPELVKKYLGSVVPVADNFFAALNSAVFSDGSFVYIPKGVKCPMDLSTYFRINNGDSGQFERTLIVAEEGSSVTYLEGCTAPMYDSNQLHAAVVELVALDNADIKYSTVQNWYAGDANGKGGIYNFVTKRGICQGVNSKISWTQVETGSAITWKYPSCVLIGDNSVGEFYSVALTNNKQQADTGTKMIHIGKNTRSTIISKGISAGNSQNSYRGLVKIGPKAEGARNYSQCDSMLIGDNAQANTFPYIQVQNNMGKVEHEASTSKIGEDQLFYFAQRGISAEDAVSMMISGFCKDVFNKLPMEFAVEADKLLSLKLEGSVG, from the coding sequence ATGAGCGCATCCGTTAAAACCTTAGTCAACCAACCCTATAAATATGGCTTTATCACGGAGATTGAATCTGACACAATCCCGCGTGGTTTAAGCGAAGATGTCGTGCGGCTAATTTCTGCCAAAAAAGAAGAGCCAGAATTTATGCTGGAATTCCGTTTAAAAGCCTATCGGCAATGGCTAAAAATGGAAGAGCCAAACTGGGCGCACGTCAATTATCCAAAAATTAACTATCAAGATATTATCTACTATTCTGCCCCCAAACAAGCCCCGAAAAAACTCAACAGTTTAGAAGAAGTTGATCCGGTTTTGTTAGAAACCTTCGAGAAGTTGGGGATTTCACTTTCTGAACAAAAACGACTCGCAAACGTAGCTGTTGATGCAGTATTTGATAGCGTATCCGTTGCTACCACATTTCGGGAAAAACTAGCCAAAGACGGAGTAATTTTCTGTTCAATTTCTGAAGCAGTTAAAGATTACCCGGAATTGGTGAAAAAATATTTAGGTAGTGTGGTGCCGGTGGCGGATAACTTCTTTGCGGCGCTGAATTCGGCAGTGTTTAGCGATGGCTCATTTGTCTATATTCCCAAAGGCGTAAAATGCCCGATGGATTTATCAACTTATTTCCGTATTAATAACGGAGATTCGGGGCAATTTGAGCGCACCTTAATTGTAGCCGAAGAAGGTAGCTCAGTTACTTATTTAGAAGGCTGTACCGCACCGATGTATGACAGCAACCAATTACACGCCGCCGTTGTGGAATTGGTAGCGCTAGATAACGCCGACATCAAATATTCAACAGTGCAAAACTGGTATGCCGGTGATGCAAATGGCAAAGGTGGAATTTACAACTTTGTCACCAAACGAGGGATATGTCAGGGAGTCAATTCTAAGATTTCTTGGACACAAGTAGAAACCGGCTCAGCAATTACTTGGAAATATCCGAGTTGCGTTTTGATTGGTGATAATTCTGTGGGAGAATTTTACTCTGTGGCGCTGACAAATAACAAACAGCAAGCAGACACCGGCACAAAAATGATCCACATCGGCAAAAACACCCGCAGCACGATTATTTCTAAAGGCATTTCTGCGGGAAACTCGCAAAATAGCTATCGAGGCTTAGTAAAAATTGGCCCCAAAGCAGAAGGCGCACGCAATTATTCGCAATGCGACTCAATGCTGATAGGAGATAACGCTCAAGCAAATACTTTCCCCTATATTCAAGTGCAGAATAACATGGGAAAAGTAGAGCATGAAGCGTCTACTTCCAAAATTGGAGAAGATCAACTTTTCTACTTTGCACAACGGGGTATTTCCGCAGAGGATGCTGTTTCAATGATGATCAGCGGATTCTGTAAAGATGTCTTCAATAAATTGCCGATGGAATTTGCTGTTGAGGCTGATAAGCTTTTGAGTTTAAAACTTGAAGGAAGCGTAGGATAA